A genomic segment from Mus caroli chromosome 17, CAROLI_EIJ_v1.1, whole genome shotgun sequence encodes:
- the LOC110312398 gene encoding hemoglobin subunit alpha-like, whose amino-acid sequence MVISQEDKANLRTIWDKIAGRSDYGAEAIGRLFESFPTTKTYFPHFDVSQRSPQVQAHGKKLMDALTDAVNHVDDLPGALSTLSDLHAHKLRVDPANFKLLSHCLLVTLAIHHPADFTPAVHASLDKFLASVSSVLTSKYR is encoded by the exons ATGGTGATCTCTCAGGAAGACAAAGCCAACCTCAGGACTATCTGGGACAAGATTGCTGGTCGTTCTGACTATGGCGCAGAAGCCATAGGAAG GTTGTTTGAGAGCTTCCCCACCACCAAGACCTACTTCCCTCACTTTGATGTAAGCCAGCGCTCCCCCCAGGTCCAGGCTCACGGCAAGAAGTTAATGGATGCGCTGACTGATGCTGTAAACCATGTCGATGACCTTCCCGGTGCCCTGTCCACTCTGAGTGACCTGCATGCCCACAAGCTGCGTGTGGATCCCGCCAACTTCAAG CTCCTGAGCCACTGCCTGCTGGTGACCTTGGCTATCCACCACCCTGCTGATTTCACCCCTGCGGTACATGCCTCTCTGGACAAATTCCTTGCCTCTGTGAGCAGCGTGCTGACCTCCAAGTACCGTTAA